From Pelotomaculum schinkii, the proteins below share one genomic window:
- the tkt gene encoding transketolase has translation MNNTNQLDQLCINTIRILAAEAVEKAKSGHPGMPMGAAPMAYVLWTKFLRHNPANPSWPDRDRFVLSAGHGSALLYSLLHLTGYDLTLEELMDFRQWGSRTPGHPEYGHTPGVEVTTGPLGQGLSNAVGMAIAERFLAAHFNRTGFDIVDHYTYVIAGDGDLMEGVTHESASLAGHLKLGRLICLYDDNHISIEGDTELAFTEDRSGRFEAYGWQVLRVEDGNDTAALETALETALAEKEKPSLIMVRTHIGFGSPNKQGKSAAHGEPLGSDELRLTKENLSWPSAPAFHVPDQVLGHFRQALEQGRSREAKWLDLFDSYSRAFPELAKEWRQWLSGRMPDGWDSAIPVFQPGEKGIATRAASGAFLNAVWGSLPNLLGGSADLAPSNKTYIKGAGDFAAGYYQGRNLHFGVREHGMGSILNGMALHGGLIPYGATFLVFSDYMRPPIRLSGMMGLKVIYVFTHDSIGVGEDGPTHQPVEHLASLRVIPGLTVIRPADANETSEAWRVALTINGPVVLVLSRQNLPVLDRQKFAAADGLYRGAYTLNQIGSGSPDTIIMASGSEVHLALQAAERLQESGVAARVVSMPSWELFERQPEDYRREVLPPQIKARVAVEAGSSQGWQRYTGDSGEIISIDHFGASSPAGTLFDKFGFTVENIVEKTLKAVQACKNAV, from the coding sequence ATGAATAATACGAACCAACTGGACCAACTCTGTATCAACACGATCCGTATACTGGCAGCGGAAGCTGTCGAAAAGGCGAAATCAGGACACCCCGGCATGCCCATGGGCGCCGCCCCTATGGCCTATGTGTTGTGGACCAAGTTTTTGCGTCACAACCCGGCCAATCCTTCCTGGCCGGACCGGGACCGCTTTGTTCTGTCGGCCGGGCACGGGTCGGCGCTGCTTTACAGCCTGCTGCATTTAACAGGTTATGATCTTACTTTGGAAGAATTGATGGATTTTCGCCAGTGGGGCAGCAGGACACCGGGCCACCCCGAGTATGGACATACCCCCGGAGTTGAGGTGACTACCGGGCCTTTAGGCCAGGGCCTGTCCAACGCGGTCGGTATGGCCATAGCCGAGCGCTTTCTGGCTGCCCACTTCAACCGGACTGGTTTTGATATTGTTGACCACTACACTTATGTGATTGCCGGTGACGGTGACCTGATGGAGGGGGTCACCCACGAGTCGGCCTCGCTGGCCGGTCACCTCAAGCTGGGACGCCTGATCTGCCTGTATGACGACAACCATATTTCCATCGAAGGGGATACCGAACTGGCCTTTACCGAGGACCGGTCCGGCCGCTTTGAAGCTTACGGCTGGCAGGTTTTGCGGGTAGAGGACGGGAACGATACCGCCGCCCTGGAGACCGCCCTTGAAACGGCGTTGGCAGAGAAGGAGAAACCCTCGCTGATCATGGTGCGTACCCATATAGGTTTCGGCAGCCCCAACAAGCAGGGTAAATCCGCCGCGCACGGTGAGCCGCTGGGTTCCGATGAATTAAGGTTGACCAAAGAAAACTTAAGCTGGCCTTCGGCTCCCGCATTTCATGTCCCGGACCAGGTCCTGGGCCATTTCCGCCAGGCATTGGAGCAAGGCAGGTCCCGCGAGGCCAAATGGCTGGACCTGTTTGACTCCTACAGCAGGGCTTTCCCAGAACTGGCGAAGGAATGGCGGCAGTGGCTGAGCGGTCGCATGCCGGATGGGTGGGACAGCGCTATCCCCGTTTTCCAGCCCGGCGAAAAAGGAATAGCTACCCGGGCGGCATCGGGCGCCTTTCTCAATGCGGTTTGGGGCAGCCTGCCCAACCTGCTGGGCGGGTCGGCCGACCTGGCGCCCTCTAATAAAACGTACATCAAAGGCGCCGGTGACTTTGCCGCCGGTTACTACCAGGGACGGAACCTTCATTTTGGTGTCCGCGAGCATGGCATGGGTTCGATCCTCAACGGGATGGCGCTGCACGGCGGTTTAATCCCCTACGGGGCTACTTTTCTGGTTTTCTCCGACTACATGCGCCCGCCTATCCGCCTGTCGGGCATGATGGGGTTGAAGGTCATTTATGTCTTTACCCACGACAGCATCGGGGTCGGCGAAGACGGCCCCACCCACCAGCCCGTAGAACACCTGGCCTCGCTCAGGGTAATCCCTGGCCTGACTGTCATTCGTCCGGCTGACGCCAACGAAACAAGCGAAGCCTGGCGCGTGGCTTTGACGATAAACGGGCCGGTGGTCCTGGTTTTATCACGCCAGAACCTGCCGGTGCTGGACCGGCAGAAGTTTGCCGCGGCAGACGGGCTATACCGCGGCGCCTATACTCTCAATCAGATAGGCAGCGGCAGTCCGGACACCATTATCATGGCCAGCGGTTCTGAAGTCCACCTGGCCCTGCAGGCTGCGGAAAGACTACAGGAAAGCGGTGTTGCAGCCCGCGTGGTCAGTATGCCGAGCTGGGAGTTGTTTGAGAGACAGCCGGAGGACTACCGCCGGGAGGTCTTGCCGCCACAAATAAAAGCACGGGTGGCAGTGGAGGCCGGCAGCAGCCAGGGTTGGCAGCGTTATACCGGAGATAGCGGCGAGATTATCAGTATCGACCATTTTGGAGCATCATCCCCTGCCGGCACACTTTTTGATAAATTTGGGTTCACCGTGGAAAATATCGTTGAGAAGACTTTAAAGGCGGTACAGGCGTGTAAAAATGCTGTTTGA
- a CDS encoding MoaD/ThiS family protein: protein MLVEMKVYGEISFFIPGARHGQTFKVEVPQGATIGMVLDKLGVPRNVFGLFLNGRHVTVDKVLNEGDKVYLLEALNGG from the coding sequence TTGCTAGTTGAAATGAAGGTTTATGGTGAGATATCCTTTTTTATACCAGGCGCAAGGCATGGCCAGACTTTTAAAGTAGAGGTACCCCAGGGTGCAACTATCGGAATGGTCCTGGACAAATTGGGTGTTCCGAGGAATGTCTTTGGTTTGTTCCTGAACGGGCGGCATGTCACTGTTGACAAAGTCTTAAACGAAGGGGACAAGGTTTACCTTTTGGAAGCGCTCAATGGGGGTTAA
- a CDS encoding glycyl-radical enzyme activating protein has translation MMTKNTGIIADIKKFETHDGPGIRTTVFIKGCFLSCRWCANPETQEPLPQLYFIPKRCKDFGACVDACPAGAISTNTDHKIDRQKCTYCMKCVEACPYSAFKQVGRIVTVDEVIEEVEKDKPFYGSDGGLTISGGEPLYQPVFTKELLKISKEKGISTVLDTTGYAKWEVLEDVLEYTDMVLLDIKHMDPVKHREWTGVSNKKILENAKLIADKCKTRISVPLVPGFNNSRDNLIATAEFLTTINAEWVDIVPLHSLGSSKYEFLGITSPYTEIGAISKEEVIKARDIFARYGFKTTIGRMM, from the coding sequence ATGATGACAAAAAACACCGGTATAATTGCTGACATCAAAAAGTTTGAAACACACGACGGTCCAGGTATCAGAACAACAGTTTTTATCAAGGGGTGTTTTTTGAGCTGCAGGTGGTGCGCCAACCCCGAAACTCAGGAACCCTTACCTCAGCTATATTTTATTCCTAAAAGATGTAAAGACTTTGGAGCTTGTGTTGATGCCTGTCCGGCAGGAGCCATCAGCACGAATACGGACCATAAAATTGACCGCCAAAAATGCACATATTGCATGAAATGTGTGGAAGCATGCCCTTATTCCGCCTTCAAGCAGGTGGGTAGGATAGTGACAGTTGATGAAGTCATCGAGGAGGTTGAAAAGGACAAACCTTTCTATGGTTCGGATGGCGGTTTAACCATAAGCGGAGGTGAACCTTTATACCAACCTGTTTTTACCAAAGAGTTACTAAAAATAAGCAAAGAAAAAGGGATTTCCACAGTCCTTGATACAACAGGCTATGCAAAATGGGAAGTTCTTGAGGATGTCCTTGAGTATACGGATATGGTCCTTTTGGATATAAAGCACATGGATCCGGTAAAACACAGGGAATGGACCGGGGTATCAAATAAAAAAATTCTGGAGAACGCCAAATTAATAGCGGATAAATGTAAAACAAGAATATCGGTACCATTGGTACCCGGCTTTAACAACTCCCGTGACAACTTAATAGCAACAGCGGAGTTTTTAACGACAATTAACGCTGAATGGGTGGATATAGTTCCCTTGCATTCACTAGGCTCAAGTAAATATGAATTCCTTGGCATAACATCACCTTATACCGAAATTGGGGCAATAAGTAAGGAGGAAGTGATCAAGGCAAGGGATATATTTGCCCGGTACGGGTTTAAAACAACAATCGGGCGAATGATGTAG
- a CDS encoding NAD(P)/FAD-dependent oxidoreductase: MHTVIIGNGIGGNAAAFGIRNYDRNAKITIVTRENCPEYEPGALPYYVGGKIPRQNVFLNNFDDYKSNNIDLIVQEAKEIDSEQKKVYLDRGSELTYDNLVIAAGGDLVMPPIKGIEKEGVYGCKVLADADALYARNGKAAVVVGSGLIGIEASEALKEKGFEVYLLELAGWIMPRTFDEYAAKKLEKGLTENGIHVLTNERLLSINGDSKVDSVTTDKREIQCDTVVLAIGVAPSTGLARQAGTEIGLTRGIKVNERMMTTVRDIYACGDCAETTDAITGERVLIQLRHNALEQGKVIAKNCAGIPSVYPGAWSITRAHYFNTDSVSIGKTLTGIADQTDVEVIEREFGNDYCRLILNKGKLAGAHAVGRFAKDMGILFGSMWRKDDLAELRAQWQKVTLINSCYPWHYRVIGRYMNLK, from the coding sequence TTGCATACAGTTATTATAGGAAACGGGATTGGCGGCAATGCTGCGGCTTTCGGCATTAGAAATTATGACCGGAATGCTAAAATAACAATCGTCACCCGGGAAAACTGTCCTGAATACGAACCCGGCGCACTTCCTTATTATGTCGGCGGTAAGATACCAAGGCAGAATGTGTTTTTAAATAATTTCGATGACTATAAAAGCAACAATATTGATCTTATCGTACAAGAGGCTAAGGAGATTGACTCTGAACAAAAAAAGGTATATTTAGACCGCGGCAGTGAACTGACGTACGACAACTTAGTAATTGCCGCCGGCGGCGATCTGGTAATGCCGCCTATCAAAGGCATTGAAAAAGAAGGAGTGTATGGCTGCAAGGTCCTTGCTGACGCTGACGCCCTTTACGCCCGTAACGGTAAAGCTGCCGTTGTCGTTGGCTCCGGTCTTATTGGTATTGAAGCAAGCGAGGCCTTGAAAGAAAAGGGTTTTGAAGTATATTTGCTTGAATTGGCCGGCTGGATCATGCCGCGGACATTTGATGAATATGCAGCCAAAAAGCTGGAAAAAGGCCTGACTGAAAACGGTATTCACGTGTTAACCAACGAAAGACTTCTCAGCATCAATGGTGACAGTAAGGTGGATAGCGTCACGACAGACAAAAGGGAAATTCAGTGTGATACTGTCGTGCTGGCCATAGGTGTGGCGCCATCAACAGGGCTGGCCAGGCAGGCAGGGACGGAAATCGGGCTGACACGGGGTATCAAGGTCAATGAGAGGATGATGACAACCGTCCGGGATATTTACGCCTGTGGTGATTGCGCTGAAACGACGGACGCCATTACGGGGGAAAGAGTCCTTATCCAACTAAGGCATAACGCCCTGGAGCAAGGTAAAGTTATCGCTAAAAACTGTGCCGGGATACCCAGTGTTTACCCGGGAGCCTGGAGTATTACGAGAGCGCATTATTTTAACACGGATTCTGTATCTATCGGAAAAACGTTAACCGGTATAGCGGATCAAACAGATGTTGAAGTGATAGAGAGAGAATTCGGCAATGATTACTGCAGGTTAATCCTTAATAAAGGCAAGTTAGCCGGCGCCCACGCTGTCGGCAGGTTCGCCAAAGACATGGGAATTTTATTCGGGTCTATGTGGAGAAAGGATGATTTAGCTGAGCTTAGGGCTCAGTGGCAAAAGGTAACGTTGATTAATTCCTGCTACCCCTGGCACTATCGCGTAATTGGCCGGTATATGAACCTAAAATAA
- a CDS encoding aldehyde ferredoxin oxidoreductase family protein: MHGWAGNRLRVDLTEGTYKVEKLTPEYLRRWIGGRGLNSDIVYHETWEGMDPLDPANPLCFAAGPLTGTFAPLAGRTTVSALSPMTCSYRGTNVHGHGDTNMGGQFSTYLKYAGYDQIVVKGKAAKPVYIFIDDDKVEIRDASHLWGQKVKAATKHLIEELGDPDVKVACIGPAGENLVRFACVVNTFSSSGGRTGMGCVMGSKNLKAIAIRGTKPLTYGNPDKFAKEAWKLREVVHNSPSAIRRREEGTFDLFDAGNIIGINAHKNHSTGYMPGIEETYGGIQWASKYLFRRKGCWSCPVSCGRYTYIKEGKYAGFHCGGPEMESACNLGPRIDSTDVDEVNIMCGMVNDLGLDSISAGAALSWSMEAFEKGLLTKEDTGGIEFKWADMETSKKVLEMIAYREGFGNLLAEGNIRIAEIIGRGTDKIVPHCRGLEHISVDPRIAMGFSLGYAMSTRGSDHLKNYSCLEFQGCAMSRKELVLDALGPELNEEFWKDFPKELYTLTTKPKLVYWSEKNKCVADLVGCCCQAIGSWGGAGDWRAYTPLFREATGFDMTDEEIFLAAERVINIERANWNRAGSARQDDTHIDRFFDEGVVDGPYKGMKIDRAEWAWAQSEYYKYHGWDEEGFITPEKATELGIEEIIPDMESGRKLYREYLSRINNQ, encoded by the coding sequence ATGCATGGTTGGGCAGGTAATAGACTGAGAGTTGACCTTACTGAAGGGACATATAAAGTAGAAAAATTGACGCCGGAATATTTACGCAGGTGGATCGGCGGCAGGGGCTTAAACTCCGATATCGTTTACCACGAAACCTGGGAAGGTATGGATCCCCTTGACCCGGCAAACCCGTTATGCTTCGCGGCGGGTCCGCTGACCGGTACTTTTGCTCCGCTGGCCGGCAGGACAACCGTCAGCGCCCTTTCACCGATGACCTGTTCATATAGAGGAACTAATGTCCATGGTCATGGTGATACCAACATGGGGGGACAGTTCTCCACCTACCTGAAATATGCCGGCTATGACCAGATCGTGGTTAAGGGTAAAGCTGCAAAGCCGGTCTATATCTTCATCGATGACGATAAAGTTGAAATCAGGGACGCCAGCCACCTCTGGGGACAAAAAGTCAAAGCGGCGACGAAACATCTCATTGAGGAGTTGGGAGACCCCGACGTTAAAGTTGCCTGTATCGGCCCGGCTGGGGAAAACCTGGTCAGGTTCGCCTGTGTGGTCAATACCTTCAGTTCTTCCGGCGGACGTACCGGTATGGGTTGTGTAATGGGTTCAAAGAACTTGAAGGCCATCGCAATCAGGGGCACCAAGCCGCTGACTTATGGGAATCCTGATAAATTTGCCAAGGAAGCCTGGAAGCTGCGGGAAGTCGTCCATAATTCCCCGTCGGCCATCAGGCGGCGGGAAGAAGGTACCTTTGACCTTTTTGACGCCGGCAATATTATCGGTATCAACGCGCACAAAAACCACAGCACAGGTTACATGCCCGGCATAGAGGAAACATACGGCGGTATCCAGTGGGCCAGTAAATACCTCTTCAGGAGAAAAGGCTGCTGGTCGTGCCCGGTTAGCTGCGGCCGCTACACCTACATCAAGGAAGGAAAATATGCCGGTTTCCACTGTGGCGGGCCGGAAATGGAGAGCGCCTGCAACCTGGGGCCTAGAATTGATTCCACTGATGTTGATGAAGTCAATATAATGTGCGGCATGGTAAATGACCTGGGCTTGGACAGCATCTCAGCGGGAGCTGCGCTTTCCTGGTCAATGGAGGCTTTTGAGAAAGGCCTGCTTACTAAAGAAGATACCGGCGGCATTGAATTTAAATGGGCCGACATGGAGACCTCGAAAAAAGTGCTCGAAATGATAGCGTACAGGGAGGGTTTTGGAAACCTGCTGGCTGAAGGCAATATCCGCATAGCTGAAATTATCGGACGTGGAACTGATAAAATAGTACCTCACTGCCGCGGACTGGAGCACATCAGCGTCGACCCGAGGATTGCCATGGGCTTTAGCCTGGGCTATGCGATGTCCACCAGGGGTTCGGACCACCTGAAAAACTACTCCTGCCTGGAGTTCCAGGGCTGCGCCATGAGCCGTAAAGAGTTGGTTTTGGACGCTTTGGGACCTGAATTAAATGAGGAGTTCTGGAAGGACTTCCCAAAAGAGCTTTATACTCTGACCACTAAACCCAAGCTGGTTTACTGGTCTGAAAAGAACAAGTGCGTCGCCGACCTGGTCGGCTGCTGCTGTCAGGCCATCGGTTCCTGGGGCGGCGCCGGTGACTGGCGCGCTTATACCCCGCTGTTCCGCGAAGCGACCGGGTTTGATATGACTGATGAGGAGATCTTCCTGGCTGCGGAGCGTGTAATCAACATTGAAAGAGCCAACTGGAACCGCGCCGGAAGCGCCCGCCAGGACGATACTCATATCGACAGGTTCTTTGACGAGGGAGTCGTAGACGGCCCGTATAAAGGCATGAAAATTGACCGGGCAGAGTGGGCCTGGGCGCAATCAGAATACTACAAATATCATGGCTGGGATGAAGAAGGTTTTATTACCCCGGAAAAAGCGACCGAACTTGGTATTGAGGAAATCATCCCCGACATGGAAAGCGGCCGCAAGCTGTACAGGGAATACCTAAGCAGAATCAATAATCAATAA
- a CDS encoding 4Fe-4S dicluster domain-containing protein, whose protein sequence is MVDLKEKVIVIDPEMCTGCHSCEMACSMKNFSKSHPYYSRVRINEFREVNTFIPVTCQACEEAPCIKVCPMGARYRTENGAVVTNEDACIGCRACSYACPTGAPVINPDNGKTMSCDKCAGEEMPWCVKACTMQGALQYVPKYMVAKTSGKKHAWEMKEEYKPQLAKNDDEPKFNFSFS, encoded by the coding sequence ATGGTGGATTTGAAGGAAAAGGTGATCGTAATCGACCCTGAAATGTGCACAGGCTGCCATTCGTGCGAAATGGCGTGTTCAATGAAGAATTTTAGTAAGTCTCATCCGTATTATTCAAGGGTCCGTATCAATGAGTTCCGTGAAGTCAATACTTTTATTCCTGTAACCTGCCAGGCTTGCGAAGAAGCGCCCTGTATCAAGGTTTGTCCTATGGGCGCCCGCTACAGGACTGAGAACGGCGCTGTGGTTACCAATGAGGATGCGTGTATCGGCTGCAGGGCATGTTCTTACGCTTGTCCCACAGGCGCGCCCGTTATAAATCCTGACAATGGTAAGACGATGAGCTGCGACAAGTGCGCCGGAGAGGAAATGCCCTGGTGTGTTAAGGCCTGCACAATGCAGGGCGCGCTCCAGTATGTCCCCAAATATATGGTCGCCAAAACTTCGGGTAAGAAACATGCATGGGAAATGAAAGAAGAATACAAGCCTCAATTAGCCAAGAACGACGACGAACCCAAGTTCAATTTTAGTTTTTCTTAA
- a CDS encoding DUF6282 family protein: MNKALDDWTKMKYGRAITEEELAKRTSPVWPYKYFNPGTPVDPAKVDEILKGCIDVHIHGAPLGAWLAGRPTMVETCIEASEAGMKALVFKDHNTMTNNCATIIQDFLGRMQKERAAKGEVFTPVEVYGGITLNNTVGGMNAKAVEVALGYGRCKEVWLPSLDARHQVNAMGLEGGIQVADGATLTPEMIKILELLADYNKNSKGDRCALSGCHVSNEEKVAILDYINAKGMDVDVLMDHVTQELTIVTPQEAREMIDKGGYLEFAECSCVPWPGMQDWIIAFDYSFNLIKELIKEKGPDHLVLITDAGQPGNNPVPGWKSFIKTLLAQGISEADINVMAKEVPARLIGL, encoded by the coding sequence GTGAACAAAGCGCTGGACGATTGGACAAAAATGAAATACGGCAGGGCCATCACCGAGGAAGAACTGGCTAAAAGGACCAGTCCGGTGTGGCCGTACAAGTATTTCAACCCGGGAACACCTGTTGATCCTGCAAAAGTGGATGAAATCTTGAAAGGCTGTATCGATGTGCATATCCACGGTGCGCCGCTGGGGGCATGGCTGGCTGGCCGGCCGACGATGGTTGAAACGTGCATCGAAGCGAGTGAAGCCGGCATGAAAGCGCTGGTATTTAAAGACCACAACACGATGACCAACAACTGCGCAACCATTATTCAGGATTTTTTGGGGCGGATGCAAAAGGAAAGAGCGGCCAAAGGCGAGGTATTCACTCCAGTTGAGGTATACGGCGGCATTACCTTAAATAACACCGTCGGCGGCATGAACGCTAAAGCGGTAGAAGTAGCTCTAGGGTATGGAAGGTGCAAGGAAGTCTGGCTGCCCTCATTAGATGCCAGGCACCAGGTTAACGCGATGGGTTTGGAAGGCGGGATTCAAGTAGCGGACGGCGCCACCCTGACCCCTGAGATGATCAAAATTCTGGAACTGCTCGCCGATTACAATAAGAACTCCAAGGGTGACCGCTGCGCACTCTCGGGCTGTCATGTTTCCAACGAGGAAAAGGTCGCTATCCTGGACTACATCAACGCCAAAGGGATGGACGTGGATGTGCTGATGGACCACGTCACCCAGGAACTGACCATTGTGACCCCGCAGGAAGCCAGGGAAATGATCGACAAGGGCGGCTATCTTGAGTTTGCCGAGTGCTCGTGTGTACCCTGGCCCGGCATGCAGGACTGGATTATTGCCTTTGACTATTCCTTCAACCTGATTAAAGAGTTGATTAAAGAAAAAGGGCCGGACCATCTCGTCCTGATCACCGACGCCGGGCAACCGGGAAATAACCCTGTACCGGGTTGGAAGTCGTTTATCAAGACGCTTTTAGCCCAGGGGATAAGCGAAGCGGATATCAACGTCATGGCCAAGGAAGTACCGGCCAGGTTAATCGGTCTGTAA
- a CDS encoding glycyl radical protein, whose translation MAVAKQIVDREIKGSPSTERVNRRYRELLDNEPFIDSERAVLYTDYIKGHWTEPMYLRAGGALKHVLSNLTPKIWDDELLVGSMSRYFRGVQVYPEYEAWMLEGFKNVKREEERYIKGTLQERKGDRLGIYRIYPEDKEKILEVARFWEGKDWRSLSERYLKETMDDFDQVENWQKQLVFLRFMFDVPEGRLIVDYQKVIDEGLESIIERLKGKIKAIGSLNSKEDFDRYNFYKGTIMALEGVINFAENHAGEAERLAGICREQKRKEELLEIARICRKVPGKPADTFHEAMQSFWFAHVCLFIEINGRGISPGRFDQYMYRPFRNDFAKGSITEGKALELLELMRVKCTEITRAHATFTESYLGGSIYQNVTLGGVDRYGVPADNKLSKLVLQAGVNVRTWQPTISVRWRDDLSESFKMKVVDCIKAGSGYPALFNDKLATERFMSVTGANLEDARDWAPCGCVDMQICGKRMPMYAVANTNNPKIFELVLNGGVNPVTGDKLVDLKIDLNKASYEKIVGEYKRVCELIVRREEEYMNAIMLVHNDIGLVHPFMTALLDDCIEKGRHAYEGGCRYNDPAYVISTGLVNVGNSLAAIKKYVFDEKSMTMDEMKEAIKNNFEGYELLRKKLQEAPKYGNDDDYVDQIVVEMYDIWSEVSQKVINWVGKPWRPSTLSVTTQVLHGKACGASPDGRLAGDFLADGAISAFPGTDVNGPTSLIKSATKVHADKLQSTLFNMKFNPSAIEGDIGAQKFIKLNDTYFNLGGYQVQYNIVDRNMLIDAQKHPENYSDLMVRVAGFTARFIDLGPDVQRQVIERTEYEGL comes from the coding sequence ATGGCTGTGGCTAAGCAAATTGTGGATAGAGAAATCAAAGGGAGCCCTTCCACTGAAAGAGTCAACAGGCGTTACCGGGAACTTCTGGACAATGAGCCTTTTATCGATTCAGAAAGAGCCGTACTGTACACGGATTATATCAAAGGACACTGGACCGAGCCCATGTATCTAAGGGCAGGGGGAGCGTTGAAGCACGTGCTTTCCAATCTGACACCCAAGATCTGGGATGATGAGTTGCTGGTGGGAAGCATGTCGCGCTATTTCAGGGGGGTCCAGGTATACCCTGAATATGAAGCCTGGATGCTGGAGGGCTTTAAAAACGTCAAAAGGGAAGAAGAAAGGTACATCAAGGGTACGCTCCAGGAACGCAAGGGAGACAGGCTCGGGATTTACCGGATTTATCCGGAAGATAAAGAAAAGATCCTGGAAGTCGCCAGGTTCTGGGAAGGCAAAGACTGGCGGTCGCTATCAGAGAGATACCTGAAAGAAACGATGGATGATTTCGATCAGGTGGAGAACTGGCAAAAGCAATTAGTCTTTTTGCGCTTTATGTTTGACGTGCCGGAAGGCAGGCTCATCGTAGATTATCAAAAGGTTATAGATGAAGGCCTGGAGTCGATTATCGAGCGCCTCAAAGGAAAAATAAAGGCAATAGGAAGCTTAAACAGCAAGGAAGATTTTGACCGGTACAATTTCTACAAGGGGACCATTATGGCCCTGGAAGGCGTGATCAACTTCGCTGAGAACCACGCCGGGGAAGCGGAAAGATTAGCCGGGATTTGCCGGGAGCAAAAACGCAAAGAGGAACTCTTGGAAATTGCCCGTATCTGCAGAAAAGTCCCCGGAAAGCCGGCGGACACCTTCCACGAGGCGATGCAGTCCTTCTGGTTTGCCCATGTCTGTCTTTTCATCGAAATAAACGGCAGGGGTATTTCACCGGGGCGTTTTGACCAGTACATGTACAGGCCCTTTAGGAATGATTTTGCAAAAGGCAGCATTACTGAGGGAAAAGCTCTGGAACTATTGGAACTGATGCGGGTAAAATGCACTGAAATTACGCGGGCTCACGCAACCTTCACAGAATCCTACCTGGGCGGCAGTATCTACCAGAACGTTACTTTGGGTGGTGTGGACAGGTATGGCGTTCCCGCCGACAATAAGCTTTCCAAGTTGGTGCTGCAGGCGGGAGTAAATGTAAGGACCTGGCAGCCGACCATATCGGTAAGGTGGAGGGACGACTTAAGCGAAAGTTTCAAAATGAAAGTGGTCGACTGCATCAAGGCAGGTTCAGGCTATCCGGCCTTGTTCAACGACAAGCTGGCGACTGAAAGATTTATGAGCGTTACCGGCGCCAATTTGGAAGACGCCAGGGACTGGGCGCCCTGCGGCTGTGTGGATATGCAGATTTGCGGCAAGCGGATGCCGATGTATGCGGTAGCCAACACCAACAACCCGAAAATATTTGAGCTGGTCTTAAACGGCGGCGTCAACCCGGTTACCGGGGACAAGCTGGTTGACTTGAAAATTGATCTCAACAAGGCTTCCTATGAAAAAATAGTCGGGGAGTACAAGAGGGTTTGCGAGTTGATCGTCAGGCGGGAAGAGGAATACATGAACGCCATTATGCTTGTGCACAACGATATCGGGCTGGTGCATCCCTTTATGACCGCTCTTTTGGACGACTGCATTGAAAAGGGCCGGCATGCCTATGAGGGCGGCTGCCGTTATAACGACCCCGCTTATGTCATATCAACCGGTTTGGTTAATGTCGGCAACAGCCTGGCTGCGATTAAAAAATATGTGTTTGATGAGAAGTCTATGACAATGGACGAGATGAAGGAAGCCATTAAGAATAACTTTGAGGGTTATGAACTCCTCAGAAAGAAACTGCAGGAAGCTCCGAAATACGGCAACGATGATGACTATGTCGATCAAATCGTGGTTGAAATGTACGATATCTGGTCGGAAGTGTCTCAAAAAGTTATCAACTGGGTCGGCAAACCCTGGAGGCCGAGCACGTTATCGGTGACCACCCAGGTGCTGCACGGCAAGGCTTGCGGCGCCAGCCCCGACGGGAGGCTGGCGGGAGATTTCCTGGCTGACGGAGCCATCTCCGCTTTTCCCGGCACAGATGTGAACGGGCCGACCAGCCTGATCAAGTCCGCCACCAAAGTCCACGCGGATAAGCTGCAGTCGACGCTCTTCAATATGAAATTCAACCCGTCGGCCATAGAAGGGGATATCGGGGCGCAAAAATTTATTAAGCTTAACGACACTTACTTCAACTTGGGTGGTTATCAAGTCCAATACAACATTGTAGACCGGAATATGCTGATTGACGCTCAGAAACACCCGGAAAACTACTCGGATTTAATGGTCAGGGTAGCCGGTTTCACAGCCAGGTTCATTGATTTGGGGCCTGATGTGCAGAGGCAGGTTATTGAGCGGACCGAATACGAAGGACTGTAA